The DNA window CGGGTATTTACCGCAATGTGTACTTGGTAGCCACGGCACCCGTGCACGTTGGGCTGTGGGGCGTAGGCTTCACTACGCCCGAGGTGTCGGCTAGTGCCGCAACAGGCAAGGTGACTGTGGCCGTCAATAATGCTACAACCGCCGCTGCAACAGTGCTCGTGAAAAGCACGCTGCTTGATGCACAAGGCAAGGTGGTGGCTACTGGCCAGCAGCAGGTGCAAACCAAGTCTAACGGCGAGGCGCAGGCTGCCATGCCGCTTACAATCAGTAAGCCAGCCTTGTGGTCGGTGGACAACCCACGATTGTATAAGCTGCGGGTGTCGCTGTCGGTGCAAGGCAAGGTAACGGATGAAGTGGTAGAGGAAGTGGGTGTGCGCAGCATCCGATTCGATGCCAACCAGGGCTTCTTTCTGAACGAGAAAAACCTCAAGCTTAAGGGTGTTTGTCTGCACGACGATGCCGGCGCGTTAGGGGTGGCCGTGCCCCCGGAGGTATGGGAGCGGCGTCTGCGGGCTTTGAAAGAGGTCGGCTGCAATTCTATTCGCATGAGCCACAATCCGCACGCCGACTATTTTTACGCCCTGTGCGACCAGCTTGGCTTCCTAGTGATGGACGAGGCGTTTGACGAATGGGAAGAAGGAAAAAACAAGTGGGTGGAAGGCTGGAACGTGGGCACGCCCGCCAAGTTTGGCACCCACGAATATTTCAAAGAGTGGGCCGACCGGGATTTGCGCGACATGATTTTGCGCAACCGCAACCGCCCTTCCATCATCATGTGGAGCATCGGCAACGAAATCGACTACCCCAACGACCCCTACACTCACGAAGTATTGAACACCGGCCGCAACCCACAGATCTACGGCAAAGGCTTCCTGCCCGACCACCCACCGGCAAGCCGCCTAGGCGAGCTAGCCAAGCGTTTAGTGGCCGTGGCTAAGCAAGCAGATACCTCCCGGCCAATCACGGCTGCCTTGGCTGGCGTGGTGATGTCCAACTTCACCGACTACCCGGCGGCCCTCGATTTGGTGGGGTACAACTACCAAGAATTTCGTTACCCTGAAGACCACCAGAAGTACCCTAACCGCGTGATTTACGGCAGCGAAAACGGCATGAGTTTCAAGGCTTGGAGGCCTGTCGATTCCTTGGCTTATATCTCCGCTCAATATCTCTGGACCGGCATCGACTACATGGGCGAGGCGGGCAAGTGGCCCCAGCGCAGCAACGGAGCCGGCTTGCTGGATCTAGCGGGTTTTCCGAAGCCGGAGTACTACTTCCGTCAGAGCCTGTGGTCCGATAAGCCTATGCTCTACCTGGCGGCCGCCGAGGCGCCGAAAGCCAACGACCAAGCAGCCCGCGGCCATCGGCGCCTTAATCCTACCTGGAACTGGCCAGCGGGTGCTGCGGTCCGAGTAGTAGGCTTCACCAATGCCGACGCCACGGAGCTGTTGCTCAACGGCCAATCGTTGGGCCGCAAGCAAGGCCAGGAAATTTATTGGGATGTAGCCTACCAACCCGGCGAACTGGTAGCCAAAGGCTACAAAAACGGCAAGGAAATAAGCCGCAACGTGCTGAAAACCGTCGGTGCCCCCGCTGCTATTAAGGCCAGTCTTTACCCAAGCGCGTCCACTGCCAAAGCATCGAGTTTAACCCAAATCGAAGTAAGTATCACCGATGAAAACGGTAATCCGGTGACCACCGCCACCAATGAAGTAACCGTAGGCATAGAAGGCCCAGCCAAACTGCTTGGCATCGAAAGTGGTGACCTTGCCAGCCACGAAGACTACAAAGCTGCGAAGCACCTCGCGTACCAAGGTAAGCTGCTGATTTACGTGCAGTCCACTGCGGCTAGTGGTACTATTAAGGTGTCACTTCAGTCGCCGGGACTGAAAGAGAAAGTCGTTGAATTCAAGGCTGTTCGATAGCCAGCCTAGTTTCAAAAGCAAGTCAAGTGTCTAGCCAGGCAAGTTGGCGCGGAGGCCATAGCAATTTCAACTAGGTAATGGGAATTTCAACGACTTTAGCATCGCTGAGTCTGATGGAATTCTTTAGCCAACGTCCCTGATAGTGCTGTTTTAGTGCGATATAGTGCATAAGAATTGGCTTTGCAGTCAGTTTGTTCACTTAATTGCTGCATGATCTTCGGTCGTTGCTTTCGAGAAGTCCTGCTGCCTTCTAATTTGCATTGGATTGGCAGCCTTATAGTTGGCTTGCTGTTGGGTGTTGTCACTGCCTCTGCCCAAGCGCCGGGCCCACCCACTGATCTGCGGTGTGAGTACCTAGTAAATCCGTTGGGCCTGGACGCGTCCCAACCCCGGCTGACCTGGCGACTAAACGATAACCGGCGCGGTGCTACGCAAGTGGCCTATCAGCTTACCGTTGGCTCCGACTCGCTAGGTGTAAGCCGAGGAAGTACCACGGCATGGACTTCCGGCAAGGTGGCTTCTGACCGACAGCTAGTGACTTATGCGGGACCAGCCTTGCGGCCGTTTACCCGGTACTACTGGCGGGTGCAGGTATGGAGCCGAGGCAGTGCACCAGCCCTGGCAAGTCGAGTATCCAGTCTTGAAACTGGAATGATGCGCCAGCAGAACTGGCAAGGCGCTTGGATCAGTGACTCGCAAAACGAGGCATTCAAACCCGCGCCATACTTCCGCAAAACGTTCTATTTGCCGCAGAACGTGAAAGCAGCGCGGGCTTACATTGCCGTGGCCGGACTTTACGAATTGTACATCAACGGTGAGAAAATGGGCAACCACCGCCTCGACCCGATGTACACCCGCTTCGACCGCCGGACGCTTTACGTGACCTACGATGTGACAAAATATTTGCACCCCGGCAAAAATGCAGTGGCCGTGCTGCTCGGCAATGGCTGGTACAACCACCAGTCCACGGCGGTTTGGGACTTTCATCAGGCTCCGTGGCGCAACCGGCCCACTTTCTGTCTGGATTTGCGCGTCACGCAAGCCAATGGTTCGGTGGTAACCATCACGTCGGGGAAGGACTGGAAAACAGCCCTCGGACCATTGGTATTCAATAGTCTATACACGGCTGAGCATTACGATGCGCGCCTAGAGCAGCGTGGATGGAACGTTGCCAATTTTGATGACACTACTTGGAAACCCGTCATCTACCGCAATGCGCCCTCCACCAACATTGTAGCCCAGGCGATGGTACCCATCCGCAACGTTGAAGCAATTCCAACGAAAACCCTGACCAAACTCAACGACACCACATACGTGTTCGACCTGGGCCGTAATATCTCTGGGGTCAGCCAGATTCGAGCGCAGGGCCCGGCTGGCACCGTGTTGCGACTCAAGCATGCTGAACGACGGTACCCCAATGGCCACGTAGACCAGTCGAACATTGATGTGCACTACCGGCCCACTGATAAGAGTGACCCGTTCCAGACCGATATTTTCACGTTGAGCGGCAAGGGGGAAGATGCCTTTATGCCGCGCTTCAACTACAAGGGTTTTCAGTATGTAGAAGTAACCACTAGTCGCCCTATCACCCTCACGGCCAATAGCCTAACAGGGCACTTCATGCACAGCGACGTGGCCGCGGTAGGTGAGGTGAATACTTCTAACCCAACTATCAACAAGATCTGGTGGGCCACCAACAATTCTTACCTGTCCAACCTGTTCGGCTACCCCACCGATTGTCCGCAGCGTGAGAAGAACGGCTGGACCGGCGACGCGCACATTGCCAGTGAAACCGGCCTCTACAATTTCGATGGCATCACGGTGTACGAAAAATGGCTGGCCGACCACCGCGACGAGCAGCAGCCCAACGGCGTGCTGCCCTCCATTATTCCTACCGGCGGCTGGGGCTACGAATGGGGCAACGGCCCCGACTGGACCAGCACCATCGCCATCATTCCCTGGAACATCTACCTGTTTTACGGTGATACCAAACTGCTGGCGGCTAGTTATAGTAACATCAAGCGCTACGTAGATCACATCAATGAACAAAGCCCCACGGGGCTCACGGAGTGGGGCCTGGGCGATTGGGTACCTGTGAAATCGAAGTCGCCGGTGGAGCTGACTTCTTCCACTTATTATTTTGTAGATGCCTCCATTCTGGCCCAAGCGGCGAAAGTGCTGGGCAAGGAAGCCGATTACACCTACTACTCTGCCTTGGCTGAAAAAATCAAGAAGGCCATCAACGCCAAGTATCTCAACCGAGAAACCGCCTTGTATGGCAGCGGCTTTCAAACGGAGTTGAGCGTGCCGCTGCGTTGGGGCGTGGTACCAGTGGAACTGAAAAGCCGGGTAGCAGCCAATTTAGTCAGCCGGGTAAAGGCCGATAATATGCACCTAGACGTAGGCTTACTCGGCACAAAAGCTATTCTGGATGCCCTCAGTGAAAACGGCCACGCCGACGTCGCTTACCAACTAGCGGCTGAAGAAACATTTCCGTCCTGGGGATGGTGGATTGCCAACGGCGCTACCACTCTCTACGAAAACTGGCCTATCGATGCTAAAAGCGACATTTCTCAAAACCATATCATGTTCGGCGAAATCGGAGCCTGGTTCTACAAAGGGCTTGGCGGCATCAAGCCTGATCCGCAAAAGCCAGGCTTCAAAAACATCCTGCTCACTCCGCATTTTGTTGCTGGCCTCGACCATTTCGAGGCAACCCACGCCGGCCCTTACGGCGTCATTAAGTCGGCCTGGAAGAAAGCAGGTACGGGCATTTCGTATAGCGTAACTGTTCCTCCCAACACCACGGCTACCTTATCCTTGCCTGTGTCAACTGGACAAAAGGTGTACGAAGGCGGCAAGCCCATTGAGCTGGTTTGGACCTATATACACCCAAAGAAGTCGCCAGACCAAACCGCTCAATATCAGTTAGTAGCAGGCGCGTATCAGTTCGAAATCCGGTAAGATATTTCCTGCTATTTTCCTACAGCCCTAACTTCTGCGAAGCATTATGCTGACGGATATTGTCGAGGCGGGTGTAACGGCGAATCATATCCGTGGTTTTGTGCTTGGTCTGATTCATTACTTCGCTGTCGTCGGCGCC is part of the Hymenobacter volaticus genome and encodes:
- a CDS encoding sugar-binding domain-containing protein, which translates into the protein MRSNLLLLLIFACSLLSARAQTSASRQQLLFNSDWKFHWGDVTAGEKPDFNDQDWRRLELPHDWSIEGPFSQEWASATGYLPGGIGWYRKTFDVPASFRAKKVFVYFDGVYKNSEVWLNGHFLGKRPSGFASFQYELTPYLSANGKNVLAVKADHSQVADSRWYTGSGIYRNVYLVATAPVHVGLWGVGFTTPEVSASAATGKVTVAVNNATTAAATVLVKSTLLDAQGKVVATGQQQVQTKSNGEAQAAMPLTISKPALWSVDNPRLYKLRVSLSVQGKVTDEVVEEVGVRSIRFDANQGFFLNEKNLKLKGVCLHDDAGALGVAVPPEVWERRLRALKEVGCNSIRMSHNPHADYFYALCDQLGFLVMDEAFDEWEEGKNKWVEGWNVGTPAKFGTHEYFKEWADRDLRDMILRNRNRPSIIMWSIGNEIDYPNDPYTHEVLNTGRNPQIYGKGFLPDHPPASRLGELAKRLVAVAKQADTSRPITAALAGVVMSNFTDYPAALDLVGYNYQEFRYPEDHQKYPNRVIYGSENGMSFKAWRPVDSLAYISAQYLWTGIDYMGEAGKWPQRSNGAGLLDLAGFPKPEYYFRQSLWSDKPMLYLAAAEAPKANDQAARGHRRLNPTWNWPAGAAVRVVGFTNADATELLLNGQSLGRKQGQEIYWDVAYQPGELVAKGYKNGKEISRNVLKTVGAPAAIKASLYPSASTAKASSLTQIEVSITDENGNPVTTATNEVTVGIEGPAKLLGIESGDLASHEDYKAAKHLAYQGKLLIYVQSTAASGTIKVSLQSPGLKEKVVEFKAVR
- a CDS encoding glycoside hydrolase family 78 protein is translated as MIFGRCFREVLLPSNLHWIGSLIVGLLLGVVTASAQAPGPPTDLRCEYLVNPLGLDASQPRLTWRLNDNRRGATQVAYQLTVGSDSLGVSRGSTTAWTSGKVASDRQLVTYAGPALRPFTRYYWRVQVWSRGSAPALASRVSSLETGMMRQQNWQGAWISDSQNEAFKPAPYFRKTFYLPQNVKAARAYIAVAGLYELYINGEKMGNHRLDPMYTRFDRRTLYVTYDVTKYLHPGKNAVAVLLGNGWYNHQSTAVWDFHQAPWRNRPTFCLDLRVTQANGSVVTITSGKDWKTALGPLVFNSLYTAEHYDARLEQRGWNVANFDDTTWKPVIYRNAPSTNIVAQAMVPIRNVEAIPTKTLTKLNDTTYVFDLGRNISGVSQIRAQGPAGTVLRLKHAERRYPNGHVDQSNIDVHYRPTDKSDPFQTDIFTLSGKGEDAFMPRFNYKGFQYVEVTTSRPITLTANSLTGHFMHSDVAAVGEVNTSNPTINKIWWATNNSYLSNLFGYPTDCPQREKNGWTGDAHIASETGLYNFDGITVYEKWLADHRDEQQPNGVLPSIIPTGGWGYEWGNGPDWTSTIAIIPWNIYLFYGDTKLLAASYSNIKRYVDHINEQSPTGLTEWGLGDWVPVKSKSPVELTSSTYYFVDASILAQAAKVLGKEADYTYYSALAEKIKKAINAKYLNRETALYGSGFQTELSVPLRWGVVPVELKSRVAANLVSRVKADNMHLDVGLLGTKAILDALSENGHADVAYQLAAEETFPSWGWWIANGATTLYENWPIDAKSDISQNHIMFGEIGAWFYKGLGGIKPDPQKPGFKNILLTPHFVAGLDHFEATHAGPYGVIKSAWKKAGTGISYSVTVPPNTTATLSLPVSTGQKVYEGGKPIELVWTYIHPKKSPDQTAQYQLVAGAYQFEIR